A region of Vitis vinifera cultivar Pinot Noir 40024 chromosome 15, ASM3070453v1 DNA encodes the following proteins:
- the LOC100255379 gene encoding dynamin-related protein 5A — protein MENLISLVNKIQRACTALGDYGEESTLPTLWDALPAIAVVGGQSSGKSSVLESVVGKDFLPRGSGIVTRRPLVLQLHKIDEGREDEGREYAEFLHLPRKRFTDFAAVRQEISDETDRETGRSKQISSVPIHLSIYSPNVVNLTLIDLPGLTKVAVEGQPDSIVHDIENMVRSFIEKPNCIILAISPANQDLATSDAIKISREVDPRGERTFGVLTKIDLMDKGTDAVDILEGKSYKLQFPWIGVVNRSQADINKSVDMIAARRREREYFSNSPEYKHLSHRMGSEHLGKMLSKHLETVIKSRIPGLQSLISKTIAELESELSRLGKPIASDAGGKLYMIMEICRCFDQIFKEHLDGIRPGGDKVYNVFDSQLPAALKRLQFDKQLSMENVKKLITEADGYQPHLIAPEQGYRRLIESSIVTIRGPAEAAVDAVHAILKDLVHKSISETLELKQYPSLRVEVTNAACEALDRMKEESRRATVQLVDMETSYLTVEFFRKLPQDIEKGGNPTHSIFDRYNDSYLRRIGTTVLSYVTMVVASLRNSIPKSVVYCQVREAKRSLLDHFFADLGKKETKQLGSLLDEDPAVMQRRTNLAKRLELYRSAQAEIDAVAWSK, from the exons AGCTCTGGGAAGTCTTCAGTGCTGGAGAGTGTTGTAGGAAAGGACTTCTTGCCTCGTGGATCTG GTATTGTTACTCGTCGTCCTCTTGTCTTACAGCTTCATAAGATTGATGAAGGAAGAGAAGATGAAGGAAGAGAATATGCTGAGTTCCTTCACCTCCCGAGAAAGAGGTTCACTGATTTTG CTGCTGTAAGGCAGGAAATTTCTGATGAAACTGATCGAGAGACAGGCCGCTCCAAACAAATTTCTTCTGTTCCAATTCATCTGAGTATCTATTCCCCCAACG TTGTGAACTTGACGCTGATTGATCTTCCTGGACTTACAAAAGTAGCTGTTG AGGGTCAACCTGACAGCATTGTGCATGACATTGAGAATATGGTTCGGTCCTTTATTGAGAAG CCCAACTGTATAATTCTAGCAATTTCCCCTGCCAATCAAGATCTTGCTACATCCGATGCAATTAAGATCTCTCGTGAAGTTGATCCCAGAG GGGAGAGGACATTTGGAGTTTTGACGAAGATTGATCTTATGGACAAGGGTACTGATGCAGTGGAT ATCTTGGAAGGGAAGTCATATAAGCTACAGTTTCCTTGGATTGGTGTTGTTAATCGCTCTCAAGCTGATATTAACAAAAGTGTGGACATGATTGCTGCTCGCCGTCGAGAGCGGGAGTATTTTTCCAACAGCCCAGAGTACAAGCATCTTTCTCACAGGATGGGTTCTGAGCATTTAGGAAAGATGCTTTCTAAG CATTTGGAAACCGTCATTAAGTCTCGAATCCCAGGCCTTCAATCTCTAATTAGCAAAACTATTGCTGAACTTGAGTCAGAGTTGAGCCGGCTCGGGAAGCCAATAGCATCTGATGCTGGG GGCAAATTGTACATGATAATGGAAATCTGTCGTTGTTTCGATCAAATATtcaaagaacatcttgatgGGAT ACGCCCTGGTGGTGACAAAGTCTACAATGTCTTTGATTCCCAGCTACCTGCTGCTTTGAAAAGGCTGCAATTTGACAAGCAACTTTCAATGGAGAATGTAAAAAAGCTAATTACCGAAGCTGATGGATATCAACCTCATCTAATAGCTCCTGAACAAGGATATCGCCGTCTCATTGAGTCTTCTATAGTTACTATTAGAGGTCCAGCGGAGGCAGCTGTTGATGCG GTTCATGCTATACTCAAGGACCTAGTTCACAAGTCTATCAGTGAGACTCTG GAACTAAAGCAGTATCCCTCTCTGAGAGTGGAGGTCACAAATGCAGCCTGTGAAGCATTGGACAGGATGAAGGAAGAAAGTAGGAGAGCAACTGTCCAACTTGTTGACATGGAGACGAGTTACCTGACAGTTGAATTCTTCCGGAAACTTCCTCAAGATATTGAGAAGGGAGGCAATCCAACGCATTCAATTTTTGATAGATATAATGATTCATATCTTCGCCGAATTG GAACAACCGTCTTGTCTTATGTTACTATGGTGGTTGCAAGTCTGAGGAATTCCATCCCCAAGTCCGTTGTTTACTGTCAAGTCCGTGAGGCGAAGCGCAGCTTACTCGACCATTTCTTTGCCGATCTGGGAAAAAAGGAG ACAAAGCAGTTGGGTTCTTTGTTGGATGAGGACCCTGCAGTCATGCAGCGCCGGACCAACCTCGCTAAGCGGCTGGAGTTATACAGAAGCGCTCAGGCAGAGATCGATGCAGTGGCCTGGTCTAAGTAG